One part of the Eptesicus fuscus isolate TK198812 chromosome 20, DD_ASM_mEF_20220401, whole genome shotgun sequence genome encodes these proteins:
- the CBX2 gene encoding chromobox protein homolog 2, producing MEELSSVGEQVFAAECILSKRLRKGKLEYLVKWRGWSSKHNSWEPEENILDPRLLLAFQKKEQEKEVQNRKKGKRPRGRPRKLTVMSSCGRHAKLKEPDAASKCKSSSSSSSSTSSSSSSDEEGDSDLDAKRGPRGRETHPVPQKKAQILVAKPELKDPIRKKRGRKPLPPEQKAARRPVNLARVLKTARKDLGAPASKLPPPLSAPVAGLAALKAHAKEACGGPSSLATPESLASLMKGMAGSPSRGGISWQSSIVHYMNRVSQSQAQAAGRLALKAPAAGKCGLGLDLKVRTQKGELGFSPPGSKLPKAPGSGVMEPKGGAGGPPHAHSGSKVPAGCLGPQPAPTQELSLQVLDLQSVKNGMPGVGMVARHATAAKGVPATVASTGKGAGAGPTGGNGAGMLADTGKSEKLAPRAAALPAPAGKRDCGKGGAAPGGQEGPGALGKAAALSEMSTGEENSSSDSDPDSASLPGAKQNLSVSVQTSQDWKPTRSLIEHVFVTDVTANLVTVTVKESPTSVGFFNLRHY from the exons ATGGAGGAGCTGAGCAGCGTGGGCGAGCAGGTCTTCGCCGCCGAGTGCATCCTGAGCAAGCGGCTCCGCAAG GGCAAGCTGGAGTACCTGGTCAAGTGGCGCGGCTGGTCTTCCAA GCACAACAGCTGGGAGCCCGAGGAGAACATCCTGGACCCGCGGCTGCTGCTGGCCTTCCAGAAGAA GGAACAGGAGAAGGAGGTTCAGAACCGGAAGAAAGGCAAGCGGCCCCGGGGCAGGCCGCGGAAGCTCACGGTGATGTCCTCCTGCGGCCGGCACGCCAAGCTCAAG GAACCGGACGCCGCCTCCAAGTGCAAGTCCAGCagctcctcctcgtcctccacgtcctcctcctcgtcctctgATGAAGAGGGGGACAGCGACCTAGACGCCAAGAGGGGCCCCCGCGGCCGGGAGACCCACCCGGTGCCTCAGAAGAAGGCGCAGATCCTGGTGGCCAAGCCCGAGCTGAAGGACCCCATCCGGAAGAAGCGCGGCCGCAAGCCGCTGCCCCCGGAGCAGAAGGCAGCCCGGAGGCCGGTGAACCTGGCCCGGGTGCTGAAGACCGCCAGGAAGGACCTGGGGGCGCCGGCCAGCAAGCTGCCCCCTCCGCTCAGCGCCCCCGTGGCCGGCCTGGCGGCCCTGAAGGCCCACGCCAAGGAGGCCTGCGGCGGCCCcagcagcctggccacccccGAGAGCCTGGCCAGCCTGATGAAGGGCATGGCCGGCAGCCCCAGCCGCGGCGGCATCAGCTGGCAGAGCTCCATCGTGCACTACATGAACCGCGTGAGccagagccaggcccaggccgCCGGCCGGCTGGCGCTCAAGGCCCCGGCCGCCGGCAAGTGCGGCCTCGGGCTGGACCTCAAGGTGAGGACGCAGAAGGGCGAGCTGGGGTTCAGTCCCCCAGGAAGCAAACTCCCAAAGGCCCCCGGCAGTGGGGTGATGGAGCCGaaggggggggctggggggcccccCCACGCCCACAGTGGCAGCAAGGTCCCTGCCGGTTGCCTGGGCCCTCAGCCTGCGCCCACCCAGGAGCTGAGCCTCCAGGTCTTGGACTTACAGAGCGTCAAGAACGGCATGCCGGGCGTGGGCATGGTTGCCCGCCACGCCACGGCCGCCAAGGGTGTCCCTGCCACGGTGGCCAGCACTGGGAAGGGCGCCGGGGCCGGTCCCACCGGGGGCAACGGGGCTGGCATGCTGGCCGACACCGGCAAGAGTGAGAAGCTGGCCCCGCGGGCTGCCGCTCTGCCCGCCCCTGCGGGGAAGAGGGACTGCGGCAAGGGCGGCGCGGCCCccggagggcaggaggggcctggggccctgggcaaAGCGGCCGCGCTGTCCGAGATGAGCACCGGCGAGGAGAACAGTAGCTCCGACTCGGACCCGGACTCGGCCTCGCTGCCCGGCGCCAAGCAAAACCTGTCCGTGTCGGTGCAGACCAGCCAGGACTGGAAGCCCACCCGCAGCCTCATCGAGCACGTCTTTGTCACGGATGTCACCGCCAACCTCGTCACGGTCACCGTGAAGGAGTCCCCCACCAGCGTGGGCTTCTTCAACCTGCGGCACTACTGA